In Dioscorea cayenensis subsp. rotundata cultivar TDr96_F1 chromosome 9, TDr96_F1_v2_PseudoChromosome.rev07_lg8_w22 25.fasta, whole genome shotgun sequence, a genomic segment contains:
- the LOC120268424 gene encoding subtilisin-like protease has protein sequence MGVIVGNGYCRGHCTFCAIFCGSTLACLSHDGDGSGQRPCYCLRPLSSVVGKSGRLQTYIVHVQRPRNDELLSNEDVEDWHRSFLPNTTLDTGEPRLVYSYCYAMSGFAARLTVEEVKALEPMEGFLRAWPSKKVSFFTTYTPGFLGLSRWDGLWVGSNMGAGVIIGVVDTGITPSHASFMDDTSMPPPPTKWKGTCGFNNKTLCNNKLIGAFASRGTPVDSKRNGHGTHVAGIAAGNFVANASVLGLATGTASGTAPKAHLAMYKVSTTGALVASIDRAIQDGVDILSISLGNRAPSIFNDDDYAIATFAAIRKNIFVCMAAANSGPYPETIIHGAPWQMTVGASSHDRRIISTVRLGNGVELEGQSGYQPSSSNNTTASLVFPGGQGQNGTLGCKKDSFDNVDVQGKIVLCMIVVGRFRDMSINVKNAGGVGIIVLNSFVEGSTTYSDNHVIPAVHINYTDTRKVVKYFNNFSSTATATATILFNGTKFGARPSPSVPYFSSRGPFTFNGGILKPDILGPGVNILSAWPVNPGPDPNIGPSHLHFNFLSGTSMATPHLSGIVALLKSTHKNWSPAAIRSAIMTTADRFDLDGNPLLDDYEFQNVSANFFAMGSGQVNPIAANDPGLIYDITPDNYVQYLCGLGLNDTAITVITGNRVQCSNVSSILPENLNYPSVSIYLDPATNKSVTRVLTNVGNADEVYNIKVEEPKGVSVVVSPPQLKFTSVGQKKNITIQFESKGMPLTKDNKLEGQLILESPKHFVRSPISVTII, from the exons ATGGGAGTTATAGTTGGCAATGGATATTGTAGAGGCCATTGTACTTTCTGTGCTATCTTTTGTGGCTCCACACTGGCATGTCTGAGTCATGATGGTGATGGAAGTGGACAACGGCCATG TTATTGTCTTCGTCCACTGTCTTCTGTGGTAGGCAAAAGTGGCAGGCTTCAGACCTACATTGTTCATGTACAAAGGCCGAGGAATGATGAGCTTCTTAGCAATGAAGATGTTGAGGATTGGCATCGATCCTTCTTGCCAAATACCACTCTCGACACTGGTGAGCCACGGTTGGTTTACTCATATTGTTATGCGATGAGTGGATTTGCTGCGAGATTGACTGTTGaagaggtgaaagccctagagCCCATGGAAGGATTCTTAAGGGCATGGCCCTCCAAAAAGGTTTCATTCTTCACAACCTACACTCCAGGTTTCTTGGGGCTAAGCCGCTGGGATGGTCTTTGGGTTGGTTCAAATATGGGTGCTGGAGTGATCATTGGTGTGGTTGACACCGGCATTACTCCTAGCCATGCTTCTTTCATGGATGATACCTCAATGCCACCTCCACCGACCAAATGGAAAGGTACCTGTGGTTTCAACAATAAAACATTATGCAATAACAAGCTCATTGGTGCATTTGCATCTCGTGGCACACCAGTGGATTCTAAACGTAATGGGCATGGAACACATGTTGCGGGCATTGCTGCTGGGAATTTTGTGGCTAATGCTAGTGTTCTTGGACTTGCAACGGGCACTGCCTCTGGTACTGCACCTAAAGCTCACCTTGCTATGTATAAGGTATCTACTACTGGTGCACTAGTGGCATCGATCGATAGAGCCATTCAAGATGGAGTGGACATTCTTTCAATTTCTCTTGGCAATAGAGCACCCTCTATAttcaatgatgatgattatgcaATTGCAACATTTGCTGCTATTAGGAAGAATATATTTGTATGTATGGCAGCAGCTAACTCAGGTCCCTATCCAGAAACAATAATTCATGGGGCACCGTGGCAAATGACAGTTGGAGCAAGCAGTCATGACAGAAGAATAATTTCTACTGTGAGACTTGGAAATGGTGTCGAACTAGAAGGGCAATCAGGATATCAACCGAGCTCTTCCAATAATACCACTGCATCCCTTGTCTTCCCAGGGGGCCAAGGTCAGAATGGCACTTTAGGTTGCAAGAAAGATTCTTTTGATAATGTTGATGTCCAAGGAAAAATAGTGTTGTGCATGATTGTCGTAGGCAGGTTTAGAGACATGAGTATCAATGTCAAAAATGCCGGAGGGGTAGGCATAATAGTGTTGAATTCATTTGTAGAAGGATCTACTACATACTCTGATAATCATGTTATTCCAGCAGTTCACATCAATTATACTGATACAAGAAAGGTAGTGAAGTACTTCAATAACTTTAGCTCGACTGCAACTGCAACTGCAACAATACTATTTAATGGAACCAAATTTGGCGCACGACCATCACCATCGGTTCCTTATTTCTCATCAAGAGGTCCATTCACTTTTAATGGAGGTATACTAAAACCAGATATTCTTGGCCCTGGAGTGAATATTCTGTCAGCATGGCCAGTTAATCCAGGGCCTGATCCAAATATTGGTCCATCGCACTTGCATTTCAATTTCTTAAGCGGGACATCCATGGCCACACCTCATCTTTCTGGAATTGTGGCACTACTCAAGAGTACTCACAAAAACTGGTCTCCAGCAGCCATCAGATCAGCCATCATGACAACAGCTGACAGGTTTGATCTTGATGGAAACCCACTACTTGATGATTATGAATTCCAAAATGTGAGTGCAAATTTTTTTGCAATGGGTTCAGGACAAGTGAATCCAATAGCAGCTAATGACCCGGGTCTTATTTATGATATCACACCAGATAATTATGTCCAATACCTCTGTGGTTTAGGGCTAAATGACACGGCTATTACAGTTATTACTGGCAACCGAGTCCAATGTTCCAATGTTAGTAGCATCCTACCAGAGAACCTAAACTATCCTTCAGTATCAATATATCTAGATCCCGCCACAAATAAGTCTGTAACTCGTGTCCTCACAAATGTGGGGAATGCTGACGAAGTTTACAACATAAAAGTTGAAGAGCCAAAAGGAGTCAGTGTGGTTGTCTCTCCACCCCAACTTAAATTTACCAGTGTTGGCCAGAAGAAGAACATCACTATTCAATTTGAGAGCAAGGGAATGCCTTTAACGAAAGACAATAAGTTGGAAGGACAGCTAATATTGGAATCTCCAAAGCATTTTGTGAGGAGCCCTATTTCTGTTACCATTATATGA